The following are from one region of the Sorghum bicolor cultivar BTx623 chromosome 2, Sorghum_bicolor_NCBIv3, whole genome shotgun sequence genome:
- the LOC8081837 gene encoding uncharacterized protein LOC8081837, translating into MAASAALLRTKEGGRTQAIASRWRHIWSCAPLNIDLHDRPPIQRRIPLARISGILSSHRGPGRRFCIPRDYLENDARPAATLDAWLRSPALDGLQELDFHYGSTWSRLQHQGSLSPAHNESPESRVTNAWHHKYQNLIGTLDIRLKKIVLSSYQGSKAHINFAAFFVFNARVLESMVLQLDVSKYHNKGWIEKQKALLQIEKRVSRGAQFDFVRHFGWPKHSDHMWYEQVHDLSTADPFVGFDYWATG; encoded by the exons ATGGCCGCATCAGCCGCCCTCCTGCGCACCAAGGAAGGCGGCCGTACGCAGGCCATCGCCTCCCGTTGGCGCCACATCTGGAGCTGCGCCCCCCTCAACATCGATCTCCACGACCGGCCCCCTATCCAGCGCCGCATTCCGCTGGCGCGGATCTCCGGCATCCTGTCCTCACACCGGGGCCCCGGCCGCCGCTTCTGCATCCCCAGAGACTACTTGGAGAACGACGCCCGCCCCGCCGCCACGCTCGACGCCTGGCTTCGCTCCCCCGCCCTCGACGGCCTCCAGGAGCTCGACTTCCACTACGGCTCTACATGGTCCCGGCTTCAGCATCAGGGGAGCCTGTCGCCGGCTCACAATGAG TCCCCAGAGTCAAGGGTGACAAATGCATGGCATCACAAATATCAGAACCTTATTGGTACCCTTGACATTCGTCTCAAGAAAATTGTGCTGTCAAGCTATCAAGGCAGCAAGGCACATATCAACTTTGCCGCATTCTTTGTATTCAACGCTAGAGTCCTCGAATCAATGGTGCTTCAACTAGATGTTAGTAAGTACCATAACAAAGGATGGATTGAAAAACAAAAGGCATTGCTCCAGATCGAAAAGAGAGTTTCAAGGGGTGCGCAGTTTGATTTTGTGCGTCATTTTGGTTGGCCCAAGCATTCTGACCATATGTGGTATGAGCAAGTACATGATTTATCAACAGCTGACCCATTTGTAGGGTTTGACTACTGGGCCACCGGTTAG